ACTTAGAAACCAAGTAACATCTTTATCTTCTTGAATTTGAACCACATTTTGAATATCAGTGATACCATAATCCAATAAGATTGACAATTGTATTGAAGAAGGAGATGCATTAAATcgaacttctcttaatatcaaactcacaaaattttcaaaacacaTCATCTCATCAACCAATACACCTGTAGTCTTGTAATTCAAGTAACTATTTGTATCATCCCACTGTCCACTATGAAACACTACTATTGGAAGCTTAATCATAATTTCAAATTACtgcataattaaaaaaaatagtgtattagtgctagaagacaaagtgtctatcagtgatagacttgtatcatagtgtattagtgatagacttctatcagtaATACACtaggatacaagtctatcactatcattaatagaaaatGATAGACATGTAATTCTACAAGAAGATGAAGTCATAtcagaataataataaaaggaacATGTAACTCTTTTAATCTAAAAGCATGAAATCGACAAAAAAATATTCTACAAAGATTCAAacttaaattattaaaattagaggaaacaactaaaatcaaatattacaaatagaaaaactaaaataagaggaaacaactaaaaagaaagatcaaatctaaaatctttaaaaaatatctgATTACATACCAGATGATTTAACGAAAGTAGGAGAAAATAGACAATAAGATGACGACTGGTTGGAGGTGGAAGAAGGTGTGGTTGGAGGCGGAAGAAGGCGTGGTTGGAGGCGGAAGAAGTTGTGGTTGGAGGCGGAAGAAGGCGTCGTtggaggaggaagaagatgtTCTTAACGTGGAGAATGGTAAAGATGAAGAAGGGAGAAAATCACGCAGAAGGGGAATGGAGGAGGAGAAAGTCGCGCCAATATCCTTTTTAAAACAAGGGCAATATTGgaatatatttttagaaaataaaaaatttgctatatttgcaaattgtTTAATAAACTGACatatacttaatattttataccaAAATGGTTATACATTATAAAATCTCtaaattaaatgataaatttttccatctttattattaataatatattaaaaaataaaaaagcaaaataagaaaaaattctattacaaataatattataattaaatttaccatttaattatttttttcaaagaaaaatttGTAGCTTGgttttaatttatattactTCTCTCATTAACaacatataatatttataaaacctttttttttacttctttatTGATATATTATACTCCTCCTGTCttatcttttcattttttatgtattcaaattcaaattggTATCATatcaacttaattaattataaacatgattaaatattatattataattaacaTCACGTTCAATGGTTAAATATAACAATGGGTTAATTTTAAGtgatctttttaaaaaatagttaccatataaaaaaaattgaaaaaggaaaaaactcaCGAGTCACAACGtgaaataactaaaatacttaTGCAATTAATCGGTTACACACACACGTGAAAAATGATTTTGTACCCTTATACCAAGTCTAAACAATATGGTAttcagtctaaacgatcttgtatcaaatttaaacaaaattgtACTATTGTAtccaatctaaacaattttgtcCCCTTGTACCCAgcttaaacgattttttaacaCTTGTACCCAATTCAAACGATCTTGTAttcttgtacctagtctaaacaatctatcaatgatagtgATATGTCTCTGTCTATATGAGACAGACaattgatcatttagatattgtactaaaaagaaagaaataagatagggatgaaaaagaaataacaaaatatgGAATAGAAGGTAATTAAATAAGGAATAAGGAGAAGTTGAAATATGAAAATGGATATGTAataatttgaataaaataataacatgaagatgagaaaaataaattgcaaaaaataagaaagagaacGAATAATGGTCCACCAATATTCAAAACCAACAATGGACAAATctgaaatttttgaaaaaataatagtGGTTTCATGCGCTTTAATTTCTTGTTACacatcgtaaatatttttttttaattttgttacatttctgcctattttataaattaaattcaaaaataCTTTTTGTCCATAAAATTTTAGTAGTATTTTCCATGCACAACCAAATATTGTCATATCTAATTATCAGACATCTTATTCCCAAGTATTTCATTCTCAGGCATATTTTATTCTCAAACCCTATAAAACTTTAAACCAAACGACCTCTTTATTTCACAAATTTGAGAAGAAATACATATGTTTTTGTCTTTGGATCTTTTGGAtgtagtttttaaaatatagaagTTTAATTAGTTACAATCATCGGTCGATTGAAGTCGACTTTTCAATCAAACTGTCATCAAACCGACTATGGTTGgtttagtaaatgttcaaaccGACATCGATCGTTGATGAATAAACATCAATCAATTTGGAACTTTCCAAAACCAACACCAACCGACCCTTTCCAAGACTTCGGTTTGGTCGATtgaatcaatttttctattaaCCATACTTACCCCTAATTAGAATATGAATGGTATAGAAGCTTATTGTAAATAGCAAAATTGTTGatcatatttacaaatatagtaaaatgttaTGGTCCATTGTgatatatattttgttgtatttacAAATGGGTAATCATAAtatgtagcaatttttagaataattattaagtatgtagcaatatttttaaaaaattgcaaatatagcaaagtctatcagtgatagagtctatcgttgatagactcttatggtttatcagtgatagaccaacatttgctacatggtctatcagtgatagactcctatcattgatagattttgacaagttttgctatatttgcaatttttttagaatgttgctatatacttaattattttgaatataattgctacatttgcaattaTCCCTTTACAAATACTTTGATTCATTTTAATGTATTTGAATCCTCTTATGACTAAACCAACTCATTTTCACAAGCACACGTGTCCAATCTCGTGTAAATTCActtctaagtttttttttttaaaaaaagaaactatttgataaaaaaaaccaataaaagtcaaaatttaatttcatttgttttcttttaatcaaaatataaatattttgttaggttttctattttttttttatgattctcGTTAAAAAGATGTCCACTGCTAAGAATATTATTTGTTTACAAACACACTTGCCCTATACAAGACAACACAACCAAGTGCTACACTATgggtataaaaatataaatacaacaTTTACTAATTTATGAACAACAAATAGCTTCGTCCTTTTTCACACAACATCATCCTCTACTTTAGGCATTAATcttcatattttttcttttgtgttttaCATATAccatggatttttttttcttctattaaCAATACTATAGTACCAAATCAGAAAACCACTGTGAATGATCATCAGTCGATTGGTTTAAcactttaaaaatattttttggaaattctcCATTCGAAACTTTTCCAAACCAATCCTGACCGACCACTTTCGTTTTTCGATCAAATCGGATTGACTTTGGTTTAATTGATCAGCTCGATTTTTTGATCTATCATACCCATCCCTCAAAACTGCTTAGAAGTAAGTGAAATGGAGAAGATTAAAACGATTCTCCTGTACATCTTTACGAGACAAGGATGGAATCAAACCAAGAAAAAGGGAGTGCCATGCAATTTGAAAGGAAAGTGTCTGACACAATGCATACAAACTTATACATAAACAATGATAAAATTTTAACACACAAGAAGGGACCATAGACATTCATTGTTTTATCAATCTTATTtaggaaaagaaagaataagaatGGAAAAAACAACAGATTTGAGCAATTAGTGGTTACATTTTAATTACAACCTTCCAAAGTCCGTGAGTGACATTAAATATTTGCTTCAAACGGTGAGACATCTCCAACGGCTCAAACCCAGCGGTGGATCCATCTCACTTCTCAAAATACTACTCCTCTTTCTAATCAAAAATTTTCCCTAATATATCATTTTCATCCATATCCATAGTagtgtcttttttttttttttttaactattcaaaattttattttaaataataaaattacttcgactattttcaaatacaataaaattttaaaatttgtccACAATGATTCGTGATATTGATAAATTTCTATTAACGTCGGTCAACGTGACACCGATAAAAGTCTATCATCAATAGAAACTAaattttttgttacattttgtaaatattttggtttattttacaatatttgagaacaacattttaaatatatatatatatatttatatatatagcttttctttaaagaaatatattttctcttgatAAATAATGCCGAGAATGATCGTATTAGTTTAGTAAGTCGGCCAAAATTCACTTATGTAACATGCTATATACATTCAACTATATTTATATTGAAACTTATTGTCATCTATAAAATAACCATGTTTAACtagaatataaatatatataattggtcTATTGTATATCAGAGATCGACCGAACAATGTCAATAGGCGGTCGTGAATATTAACCTAATCACACacttaaagtatatatataaaagttgtGGGATGACAACTTGATTTGAAGAACAAGGACAAAGTATgggaaaattttgaatttatatatatatatatataaaaaaaaagaagtatttATGGAGTGATTAATTGTGAAGTTTAAGTAGCAAATATTAATCATCCTAACAATTATTGGGTCTCATATATTCAAAAATTGAAATCATAACAACGGCAACATTCCATTTAAAACACAAATCTTATGGTTACTATTACTAATAATGAGTTGACAGAGACAGTATATAGCTCCGACTTCATCACCCTCTTCCAATAATATGTCTTGAAAGCCATGGAAGCTCTGTGGAATTTAGAAGACAAATGGAAGCTCTCAACCCAACAAGCCTTCGTTCTCTTAACGTGCACGTTGGCCGCCGTCATTGCCCTCTGTGCGGCGGCTTGGGCGAGGAAGAGAAAGGGGGAGAAGAAAGCCCACCGACGACGGACAGATCAGAGGTGGTGGAAATGGGCAGCGGAAATTAGGTGGAAGGGGAGCGGCGGCGGCGGAGAGACGCCGGTGCGGCTTTTGGGCAAAGAAGAGGAAGGGGAAGAATTGGGAAGCCGGAATTCGACGGCGGCGGTTTGGCAACGGCCGATATTAATGGGGGAAAAGTGTGAGATGCTGAAGTACAGTGGGCTTATTCTGTATGACGAAAGGGGAAGATTGCTGCAGGATCAAATTGCCGCCATGGAAAATGGTTACAAGGTGCTGATCCGTAAGTTCTTTGGGAGATTTGAACACACACAAACCtcttttaagattttttttaacaattctAAACTTCTGTTTCAATTATAAACAATATCACAATTCTAACACTTTCAAATCTTATTAAGGAAAGAGAACAAATTTAATGTTACTAACTCTTTCAAAGGTTATACATTTTAAAAAGATGTTCAATATTTCATACTCataattgttttattaaaaaatctaaagaaagaaaaatatgtttagaaaaaaatgtgattattattatttaaacatTAGAGTTGGAAGTTCAACAAGGATTTCCAATGGTTAATTAATGGCCAAgtctcttttttctctcttttaagtAAATTAATGGACAAGTAAGCTTTAACTAACATTTTCATTTAATCATGATAGCTTGGAAACAAAGTAATCATGACCTATTATCATTATTCAAATGTACTAGAACACATTTAAATGATTTAGTCAAATTAACAACACTGTAGAACACATTTAAATATCTAAAGAGATAAGATTTTctagtatttaattttaataacaacatttgagtttttttttttttttttttttttttgataaaatatgTATTGTTGTTTTGAAGTATATCTATTatcagaaaaataaaattaatcatCTAATTAGGAGGCAAGAGAGATTAGAGTCCTTTGACTCAAGAAAATGAAGTATATGTCATTTGGTGTTTGGACTTTTTTTCCTGTCTTCTAACATCACATGTTTATTTGATTAATTACATGTAGGAAGGAGAAGGCATAAAAGTAAAGACAAGGTTGAAGGATCTACTTTGATGCTCTTTCTCTACTATgggaatcttaaaaaaaaaaagaggtgtAAAAATTATACAAAGGGGTGAGCTTTTCCAATGTAATatccctttcttctttttggataGATTCTCTCCTAATAActtttatttctctctctttttacaCACCATCCACTTCTCTTAGCTTTCACTTTCTTTTGAGATCTTTGGTGGCTTTAGACAATTTTATGTCCATGAAAGACACGAGTAGTTGACACGACCATCAGCTttaacttaaaaagaaaaagtttattAAAAGTTTAGAACTAGCCACGCATTAGAAACTGTGAGCTTTCTGTTTAGTTCATGCAAGTGAATCGATACAATTATCAAATATGATATAAAATGGAACAAGTAGCTAAAGActaagttcgaaacaagtgcaAGCTGTACTTATTGACATATAGCCGAACTTTGCCAAGTTTAAATCCAAGCTCTATCCCAAATCAACGAGTAAACTTGGAAGAAGAACCTACCGGAGATGGTTAAACTTCCTTCGTTGTCCTTTCTTTTGGTTCTTATCTGATACAAGATTCTTCATATTCAAACAAAATCAGAGAGAGAGACAGAGAGAGTGAGAGTGGAGAAGCAGAGCAGTGGAGCAAAGCTTTTAAATCACAAGGCTAAAAAACATTACAACATTCTTCACTCTTGAGAATTTGGGGTTGGTTGTCTAAAAATACGCCATTTAAGTGATTGGTGGGTTGAAAAAACAAACCAAtcaatcaaaatgaagaaattaatggAGAGGTAATTTTACAACAAAACACAATGTAGCCCGATAACGGCTCATTGGCTAACAACGAACTGCACACGGATGCTGTGGAAGAACCAATTATCAACCCTTGGAAATCTGTTGTTCGTGCGGtaaatgaaaaacattttcAGATTGGCTGTTTTCCTATTTTCCACACCATGTCCTTACCGTAGCAGAAATCCAAAAAACTAGATCGTTTTAGTCCGTTAGTTAACAAGGATAGATGATAAAGCACATGGAAATTGAAATCTTACCTCGTTATCATGATGTAAATACACAATGTACGTATCTACGCATATGATACAATTAGAGGTTCTCTAGACTCCTCTCTAGCAACTCGACTGAAGTAGCAATACAACACCAATTGAACACTCCCCAACATAGTTCCTATTCCATTTGGGGCCTGCAGTTAGGCAGGAAAAACATTTACGTCACATAATCAATAAAGTAAAAGTGCAATGAACGAAGGAAATGGGTAGGACAATGCTTACATAAACGAATAGATCGTAATTGAACAGTCCATAGAGGAAAAAAGATATGCTCATGAGGAAGGTCGAAAGGGAGAGATAAAATGGCATAAACTCCACACTTTTCGTTCGAATCACCAAATTCTGAGAGCACACCAAGGGAAATTGAAGGGGTAAGAAAACTAGAAAGTAGGCAAGCCTTTAAAACGTCCAACAATAAAGATAGAAAAGAAGCTTAAAAATAGACTTACAATAATAAACAAGGGAGAGGCGAACATTGATACGAGAGATGCACAACTCAAAATCCCGACAACATTCCGTCGCAAGGGGAGGTCAGTTATTTGTAAGCTCCCAATAACAATAACTATAAAAAGGCCAAATACTCCAAGCAACAATCCTAGCATTTTTATCTGTTACAGCATGAAGAGAATATTTCAATAAGTTAGACCTTTCACAAACTCCCATCATTCATAAAGACATAGTCCAGCACATATTATAGACAAATGAGTAACCACCTTTTTCCCCTTTTCAGCATATGTTATGAAGAGCAAGATGTAGGCTAACTGAAATACTGCGCCTATCGAATTGACCGTCATGACCATCGTGTTTCTCGGAGAAATGAGGGGTGTGCCATACCACAGGCAAATAAGGCAGTTTAACAGAGCATATATGTATGGCAAACCCGAAAACTGTTCTGTTGTTTTGTTTCTGATCACACGTCTAAATGTATCTCTGCAAATTAATCCCAAAgaaaacaaatcaataaaatggTGAGCATATAAATTCTACACCATTACTTATCTAGAAAGTCTAGTAGAGCAGATAGCTAGAACTTACAAAGGTGACAGGAAAAGCCCAAAAGCAAATATGTGCCCTGCAAATGGATAAAAGTACAATTTTCATCAGGAAAATAACGATTAAAGTTAATCCGTTGATCATTTGGtttttaattattgaaaattgTAATTGTTTTCTCACATTTTCTTTGCAATATTTTTCATCTTTGTTTCTAATTTCCAAAAACTTGTTAattcaaccccttcttcttgaaGGTGAAGACAGTACTAAAGAAATGATGATGAACCaaacctaaattaaaaactCCAAACTAAAAACGCTAGTtacgaaaattttcaaatccCTTCCCTTCACTGTTCTTTACGGATACAAACAGTTCACAATATCTTAATCTACTGCTGATCATCAAACAAACTTCAttttaaacaaaacaaatacaATGATATACCAAATAGCAGAACCGAATGAAATGGCATTCATTTATTCATTAGTTTGACTTCAAGAAATAAAATACAGCGGAAGAAAAATCAACAACTTCCTTAAATAAGCCAATAGATTAGGGTAGACTTGATACAACAAATTACCATTAATCAATAAACGACATAACAAAACACAGAGCTCCAATTTCAAACATGCTATCAACAGAAATGATCAAAAGGACATGACCAAATTGAAGGCAAAATCCACTTTCCCCCTAAGAATTTCCCAAACAAAACAATTTCGAAACATGTTATCACCAAAAATGATCAAAAGGGTATGCCCAAATTGAAGTGAAAATCCATTTCCCCCGGAAGAATTGGATTTTCCAAACAGAACAAACTTCTCCAGCCATTAACGGAAGAATTGAATACAAGAAAAAGACGTACCAGCAACTCCAGCTGCATCCCTGCAAATTGAGAAGATGGAACCGAGAAGAACCATCTAAAATAACTTTGAAGATACAACAAAAACTCTTCGTCTCTTGTAAACAAATGCAacaccaacaaaaaaaaagaaaaagaaaaagaaaaagaaaacgtaTATCTCCGCCGGAATATCACCGGAAATCAAATGGTGGGATCGATTATGAAACCCCAGAAGCGAAGAGAGAACGATGAAGAAGAAAAGGGGGAGACCCGAATGATACTTTACGGGGATTTcgttaattgaaaaaaatggggaaatgggttttttttttttatatagacaaaaaaacGGGGTGGAGGTGGACGGATCTTAGAGATGAACACgatttttgttatttgttttttttgaaaaaaattaaactaattttGCACTTATCTTGTGGGGGACAATATTTGTTATTCTTTGGTGGACAGGGCATGTAGAACTGATCCAAAAACGAGTAGACAAGAAGGAACTCAACTAATTTTTGAATAAAAGTTCATCCATATTATTAAATAGGTTTAGGTTATATGAAACAAAAATTAACAATAGTTACGGTTACTTCGGAACGCGGAG
This region of Cucumis melo cultivar AY chromosome 7, USDA_Cmelo_AY_1.0, whole genome shotgun sequence genomic DNA includes:
- the LOC103503252 gene encoding uncharacterized protein LOC103503252 isoform X1 encodes the protein MEALWNLEDKWKLSTQQAFVLLTCTLAAVIALCAAAWARKRKGEKKAHRRRTDQRWWKWAAEIRWKGSGGGGETPVRLLGKEEEGEELGSRNSTAAVWQRPILMGEKCEMLKYSGLILYDERGRLLQDQIAAMENGYKVLIRRRRHKSKDKVEGSTLMLFLYYGNLKKKKRCKNYTKG
- the LOC103503252 gene encoding uncharacterized protein LOC103503252 isoform X2, producing the protein MEALWNLEDKWKLSTQQAFVLLTCTLAAVIALCAAAWARKRKGEKKAHRRRTDQRWWKWAAEIRWKGSGGGGETPVRLLGKEEEGEELGSRNSTAAVWQRPILMGEKCEMLKYSGLILYDERGRLLQDQIAAMENGYKEGEGIKVKTRLKDLL
- the LOC103504218 gene encoding bidirectional sugar transporter SWEET2 is translated as MVLLGSIFSICRDAAGVAGHIFAFGLFLSPLDTFRRVIRNKTTEQFSGLPYIYALLNCLICLWYGTPLISPRNTMVMTVNSIGAVFQLAYILLFITYAEKGKKIKMLGLLLGVFGLFIVIVIGSLQITDLPLRRNVVGILSCASLVSMFASPLFIINLVIRTKSVEFMPFYLSLSTFLMSISFFLYGLFNYDLFVYAPNGIGTMLGSVQLVLYCYFSRVAREESREPLIVSYA